Proteins found in one Mucilaginibacter gracilis genomic segment:
- a CDS encoding alpha-L-rhamnosidase-related protein, with protein MKKIVYIFLLCGLFATDLASAQAKKATWIYYPGDFEVWLGNKMQNRRTDRGAFLPVLWKMDSHYVLVEFHKDFDVPAAEEVKLYVEGTYNVKVDGQAFVGYPKSITVPAGHHKLSLKVYCQDRVPSVFVQGNTVVSDGTWLTTFEDKEWIDATGKVSDKSGTVYLNAGAWNFNNPLMPPSKFSLPTTPQHAVSSDKNANSFFLDFGKETFGFVKLHGLKGKGKLHIYYGESKEEAQSVDHCETLDELTINEPAKKDSVMELSKALRYVNVQFDGSISVDSVSMLYEYAPLKERGGFRCSDAEVNKIYDVSKYTLSLATREFFIDGIKRDRWIWSGDAYQSYAMNYYSFFDSPTVTRTILALRGKDPVTSHINTIMDYTFYWFLSINDYYQYTGDKTFIKQFYPRMQTLMDYCLARRDKNGMMSGLAGDWLFIDWADGLSKKGELSFEQLLFCRSLETMATCAKLNNDTEGAAKYQALADELKAKIFKLYWNEQKHALVHSLIDGVQSDNVTRYTNMFAIFFNYFNEQQKQDVKQNVLLNDKIQKITTPYMRFYELEALCAMGEQDYVLKQMKDYWGGMLKLGATSFWEEYNPDKSGADVYAMYGRPFGKSLCHAWGASPIYLLGKYYLGIKPLTPGYNTYLVEPNLGGLKWMDGTVPTPDGDIKMYCSASEIKIKGDSGTGILRIKSKSKPACKDATIVSKGNNVYELTVEKGKNYAITYTAL; from the coding sequence ATGAAGAAGATAGTTTACATTTTTTTATTATGCGGTTTGTTTGCGACGGACCTTGCATCGGCGCAAGCCAAAAAGGCTACCTGGATTTATTACCCCGGCGATTTTGAGGTTTGGCTTGGTAATAAAATGCAAAACCGCCGCACCGACCGTGGCGCGTTTTTGCCTGTGCTTTGGAAAATGGACAGCCATTATGTACTGGTTGAATTTCATAAGGATTTTGATGTGCCGGCTGCCGAAGAAGTTAAACTTTACGTTGAGGGAACCTATAACGTTAAGGTTGACGGACAGGCTTTTGTGGGCTACCCCAAAAGTATTACTGTACCTGCCGGGCACCATAAGTTAAGTTTAAAGGTATACTGCCAGGATAGGGTACCATCTGTTTTTGTGCAGGGGAATACCGTAGTTTCTGACGGTACCTGGCTTACTACGTTTGAGGATAAGGAATGGATAGATGCCACGGGCAAAGTATCAGATAAATCGGGCACTGTTTATTTGAATGCCGGTGCCTGGAATTTTAACAATCCTTTAATGCCGCCTTCAAAATTTAGCTTGCCAACAACGCCGCAACATGCCGTTAGCAGCGATAAAAACGCTAATTCCTTCTTTTTGGATTTTGGGAAAGAAACCTTTGGCTTTGTTAAGCTGCACGGCTTAAAAGGCAAAGGTAAACTGCATATTTACTACGGCGAATCGAAAGAAGAAGCACAATCTGTTGACCATTGCGAAACATTGGATGAACTTACCATTAACGAGCCTGCAAAAAAGGATTCGGTTATGGAGTTGTCAAAGGCGCTGCGCTATGTTAACGTACAGTTTGATGGTAGTATCAGTGTCGACTCGGTTTCGATGTTGTACGAGTATGCGCCGCTTAAAGAGCGCGGTGGTTTCCGCTGTTCGGATGCCGAAGTGAACAAAATATACGATGTATCTAAATATACCCTCAGTTTAGCCACGCGCGAGTTTTTTATTGATGGTATAAAACGAGACAGGTGGATATGGTCGGGCGATGCTTATCAAAGCTACGCCATGAATTATTATTCGTTTTTTGATTCGCCCACCGTTACCCGCACCATATTGGCTTTACGGGGTAAAGACCCGGTAACCAGCCATATCAACACCATAATGGATTATACTTTTTACTGGTTTTTGAGTATCAACGATTATTACCAGTACACTGGCGATAAAACATTTATCAAGCAGTTTTATCCGCGCATGCAAACCCTGATGGATTACTGCCTTGCCCGCCGCGACAAAAACGGCATGATGAGCGGTTTAGCAGGCGATTGGCTGTTTATTGATTGGGCCGACGGCCTGAGTAAAAAAGGCGAACTGAGCTTTGAACAGTTGTTGTTTTGCCGCAGCCTTGAAACTATGGCCACCTGCGCTAAATTAAATAACGATACCGAAGGCGCAGCTAAATACCAGGCCCTTGCCGACGAACTTAAAGCCAAAATATTTAAACTGTACTGGAACGAACAAAAACATGCCCTGGTACACAGCCTGATTGATGGTGTACAAAGCGACAACGTAACCCGGTATACCAATATGTTCGCTATCTTTTTTAACTACTTTAACGAGCAGCAAAAGCAGGATGTTAAGCAAAATGTATTGCTTAACGATAAGATACAAAAGATAACCACCCCATACATGCGCTTTTACGAACTGGAAGCACTATGCGCTATGGGCGAGCAGGACTATGTGCTTAAACAAATGAAAGATTATTGGGGCGGCATGTTAAAGCTTGGCGCAACAAGTTTTTGGGAAGAGTATAACCCCGATAAAAGCGGCGCCGATGTTTACGCCATGTATGGCCGCCCGTTTGGCAAAAGTTTGTGCCACGCCTGGGGGGCAAGCCCAATTTACCTGCTGGGTAAATACTATTTAGGTATAAAGCCCTTAACACCAGGTTATAATACTTATTTAGTTGAACCCAATTTAGGTGGTTTAAAATGGATGGATGGCACCGTGCCAACTCCCGATGGTGATATTAAAATGTATTGCAGCGCGAGTGAAATAAAAATTAAGGGTGATAGCGGTACAGGCATATTGCGTATTAAAAGTAAAAGCAAACCCGCCTGTAAGGATGCCACAATTGTATCAAAGGGTAATAACGTTTATGAGCTAACGGTTGAGAAAGGTAAAAATTACGCCATAACTTACACCGCTTTATAA
- a CDS encoding Gfo/Idh/MocA family protein translates to MLKLGILGLGEGRSTMSAALQSSKWELKTICDRNEELCKQRAEEFNFHSYTTNYEDMLNDAEIDVIAIYTPDHLHAGHIKQALLHHKHVVCTKPFIDNLSDANELIELAEKVGKKIFVGQSSRFFEPAKRQRKDFEAGLIGDLITVESHYHADHRWFLEKPWALESSFKWLYGGLSHPVDFIRWYLPNIEEVMGYGMISANGRNAGLKNEDTMHFIFKATDGRIARVSGAYTGPTQPAQRDSGMSVILRGTVGASQADYHELRYAITDKTGEEKVVTWGDSTIKYYFRFEGQSHHAGEYQNYLEYFADSIEQNFTAYPDLKEGIGTIALLQAMDRTLKTGVPVKINDILNEYKVSPLIP, encoded by the coding sequence ATGCTCAAATTAGGAATATTAGGATTAGGCGAAGGCCGGAGCACCATGTCGGCAGCGTTACAGAGCTCTAAATGGGAACTGAAAACAATTTGCGACAGGAACGAAGAATTGTGTAAGCAGCGTGCCGAAGAATTTAATTTTCATAGCTATACCACCAACTATGAGGATATGCTTAATGATGCCGAAATTGATGTGATAGCCATTTACACGCCCGATCATTTACATGCCGGGCACATTAAGCAAGCCTTGCTGCATCATAAACATGTGGTTTGCACCAAACCCTTTATTGATAATTTATCGGACGCTAACGAGCTGATAGAACTGGCAGAAAAGGTTGGCAAAAAAATATTTGTTGGCCAAAGTTCCCGTTTTTTTGAACCTGCCAAACGGCAGCGAAAGGATTTTGAAGCTGGCCTTATTGGCGATTTAATTACAGTTGAAAGCCATTACCATGCCGATCATCGTTGGTTTTTAGAAAAGCCCTGGGCATTGGAGTCGTCGTTTAAATGGCTATACGGCGGCTTGAGTCACCCGGTTGATTTTATCCGTTGGTACTTACCCAATATTGAAGAGGTAATGGGCTATGGCATGATAAGCGCGAATGGCAGAAATGCGGGTTTAAAAAATGAAGATACCATGCACTTTATTTTTAAAGCAACCGATGGGCGCATAGCCCGCGTAAGCGGCGCCTACACCGGCCCAACCCAACCTGCACAGCGCGATAGCGGCATGAGCGTTATTTTGAGGGGAACGGTAGGTGCATCGCAAGCGGATTACCATGAGCTACGGTATGCCATTACCGATAAAACCGGTGAAGAGAAAGTAGTTACCTGGGGCGATAGCACTATAAAATACTACTTCCGTTTTGAGGGCCAAAGTCACCATGCCGGTGAGTACCAGAATTACTTGGAATACTTTGCAGATAGCATTGAACAAAATTTTACCGCCTATCCCGATTTGAAAGAGGGTATTGGTACTATTGCTTTGCTGCAAGCGATGGATCGTACACTGAAAACCGGAGTGCCTGTTAAGATAAACGATATATTGAATGAATACAAAGTTAGCCCCCTAATCCCCTGA
- a CDS encoding sodium:solute symporter family transporter, whose product MNSIVNRLTALDYGIVVAYLVILIVIGYRASFVGRNKEESYFLANKSLGWASIGFNMWGTNVGPSLLLAFASIGFSSGIVGANFDWYAFVFLMLLAMVFAPRYLAAKVTTMPEFMGNRYGDSTQNILAWYALVKMLISWLSLGLFAGGLLVRQVLGIPMWQSVIVLVSFAGLFAFTGGLKAIAKVNIFQMLLLIGVSLTLNILGVIKVGSLSAVFHGVPANYWTLIHPANDPKYPWYAILLGYPVSAIAFFCTDQAMVQSVLGAKNLEQGQLGVSFIGWLKILSLPLFILTGILCYILFPHLKDPSEAYMTMVTNLFPPGMNGLVIVVLIAVLVGTIGSSLNALSTVFTMDIYVKKINPQASNQQIIKTGRLTVIAGCIFAIGMALAIDSIKDLNLFDVFQSILGFIAPPLAVVFLLSVFWKRTSRKAVNFVLSAGSVISLGTGVVYLWVLPASKFHFWPHYLMLSFLIFALLIILAVLISLFDPSPQIYVVDEKAETPVWTTTNKVKLSWILLSLIMVGLYLYFN is encoded by the coding sequence ATGAATAGTATAGTTAACCGCCTTACCGCCCTGGATTACGGCATTGTAGTAGCCTACCTGGTGATTTTGATAGTGATTGGCTACAGGGCCAGTTTTGTGGGTCGCAATAAGGAGGAATCGTACTTTTTGGCTAACAAAAGTTTAGGTTGGGCAAGTATTGGCTTTAACATGTGGGGAACCAATGTTGGGCCGTCGTTATTGTTGGCCTTTGCAAGTATCGGTTTTAGCTCGGGCATAGTGGGTGCTAATTTCGATTGGTATGCCTTTGTGTTTTTAATGCTGCTGGCTATGGTTTTTGCCCCGCGTTATTTGGCTGCCAAGGTTACCACCATGCCCGAGTTTATGGGTAACCGCTATGGCGATTCAACTCAAAATATTTTGGCCTGGTATGCATTGGTTAAAATGCTTATTTCGTGGCTTTCGTTAGGGTTGTTTGCCGGCGGCTTGCTGGTTAGGCAGGTGTTGGGTATCCCCATGTGGCAATCGGTTATTGTGCTGGTTTCGTTTGCGGGGCTGTTTGCCTTTACGGGAGGGTTAAAGGCCATAGCTAAGGTTAATATTTTTCAAATGCTGCTGCTTATCGGCGTATCGCTAACGCTTAATATTTTAGGGGTTATTAAGGTTGGCAGCCTATCGGCGGTATTTCATGGCGTACCCGCTAATTATTGGACGTTGATCCATCCGGCAAACGACCCTAAATATCCCTGGTACGCTATCTTGTTGGGTTACCCGGTTTCGGCAATAGCGTTTTTCTGTACCGATCAGGCCATGGTGCAATCCGTATTAGGTGCCAAAAATCTGGAGCAGGGGCAGTTGGGCGTAAGCTTTATTGGCTGGCTTAAAATACTTTCGTTGCCGCTATTTATCCTTACGGGAATACTTTGCTATATTTTGTTCCCGCATTTAAAGGACCCCAGCGAGGCTTACATGACAATGGTGACCAACCTTTTCCCTCCGGGGATGAACGGACTGGTTATCGTGGTATTAATTGCCGTTTTAGTTGGCACCATAGGCTCATCGCTAAACGCATTGAGCACGGTGTTCACCATGGATATTTATGTTAAAAAAATTAACCCGCAGGCATCAAACCAGCAAATTATAAAAACAGGCCGCTTAACGGTTATTGCCGGCTGTATTTTTGCCATCGGCATGGCCCTGGCTATTGATAGCATTAAAGATCTGAACTTATTTGATGTTTTTCAATCCATACTCGGCTTTATAGCGCCGCCATTGGCGGTAGTGTTTTTGCTCTCTGTTTTTTGGAAACGTACTTCGCGCAAGGCGGTAAATTTTGTATTGTCGGCAGGTTCGGTAATTAGTTTGGGTACGGGTGTGGTTTACCTTTGGGTATTGCCTGCCTCCAAATTTCATTTTTGGCCGCATTACCTGATGTTGTCTTTCCTGATATTTGCTTTGCTGATTATACTGGCCGTGCTGATCTCGTTGTTCGACCCCTCTCCGCAAATCTATGTTGTAGATGAAAAAGCCGAAACACCTGTATGGACAACTACAAACAAGGTTAAACTTTCGTGGATATTGTTAAGCTTAATTATGGTTGGTTTATACCTGTATTTTAATTAA
- a CDS encoding sugar phosphate isomerase/epimerase family protein, with the protein MKNKEERLATMDRRNFLGRTAMLTGGLVLARNASWANVFSAPNQKYKVAVVDLMILKRQKLGAFQLTKDIGADGVEVDMGGLGNRVTFDSQLATPEVRQQFLDKAKELDLEICSLAMTGFYAQSFAERDGVDRMVQDCLDTAKAMNVKVVFLPLGGSDVVKKPELRPAIIERLKAIGPKAEAMGITIGIETALPAADEVKLLDEIGCKAVQSYFNFANACDNGRDVSKELETLGKKRICQIHCSDTDGVWLQNDPKIDMEKVKKTLDRMKWSGWLVIERSRDKNNTKDVKGNFGANTTYVKSVFQS; encoded by the coding sequence ATGAAAAATAAAGAAGAACGATTAGCAACAATGGACAGGAGAAATTTTTTAGGACGCACTGCTATGTTAACCGGTGGTTTAGTGTTGGCCAGAAACGCATCTTGGGCCAATGTTTTTTCGGCCCCTAATCAAAAATATAAAGTTGCCGTGGTTGACCTGATGATATTGAAACGCCAAAAACTGGGTGCCTTCCAGCTCACTAAGGATATTGGTGCTGATGGGGTTGAGGTTGATATGGGTGGTTTAGGTAACCGGGTAACCTTCGATAGCCAGTTAGCTACGCCGGAGGTCAGGCAACAGTTTTTGGATAAGGCTAAAGAACTTGATCTGGAAATATGTTCGTTGGCTATGACGGGTTTCTACGCACAATCGTTCGCCGAGCGCGACGGGGTTGACCGTATGGTGCAGGATTGCCTGGATACCGCAAAGGCCATGAATGTAAAGGTGGTGTTTTTACCCCTCGGCGGAAGCGACGTTGTTAAAAAGCCGGAATTGCGCCCGGCCATAATAGAACGCCTGAAAGCCATTGGCCCAAAAGCCGAAGCGATGGGTATAACCATTGGTATTGAAACCGCATTGCCCGCCGCCGACGAAGTGAAACTGCTGGACGAAATTGGCTGTAAAGCGGTACAAAGCTATTTCAATTTTGCCAACGCCTGCGACAATGGCAGGGATGTAAGCAAAGAGCTTGAAACGTTGGGTAAAAAACGCATCTGCCAGATACATTGCAGCGATACCGACGGCGTATGGTTGCAAAACGACCCTAAGATAGATATGGAAAAGGTAAAGAAAACCTTAGATAGAATGAAGTGGAGCGGCTGGCTGGTAATTGAACGCTCGCGCGATAAAAATAATACCAAAGATGTTAAGGGGAACTTTGGAGCCAATACAACTTATGTTAAATCGGTATTTCAATCGTAA
- a CDS encoding right-handed parallel beta-helix repeat-containing protein, producing MILIAFLLLTLSTNAADIWVSPTGSDQNVGTKDQPMATPLAALRRARELRRLNDESIKNGIHIILRGGTYQLFEPLFVRPEDSGTAASPTVIEAAPGEVPVLSGGVNIQGWQKQKASLLGLAAVAKGNVWVADAPTVAGALLNYRQLWVNNRKATRARSINADSMSRILSWNHKEQTCWIPKPKTGNLRGVVGMEMFIHQWWAIAVLRIKAIQLQGDSAKLSFEQPESRIQSEHPWPAPFISKKAGNSAFYLTNALQFLDEPGEWYLDTKSRKIYYWPRKGEDMASANAVVPSLETLVKIEGSIDNPVSHVYFKGIAFEHSSWLRPSQAGLVPHQAGMYMLDAYKLKIPGTPDKKGLENQAWVGRPAAAVQVAYANNTGFEACRFEHLASTGLDYQRGTHDDEIKGCLFKDIGGTGILTGVFSDESTEVHLPYNPKDLREVCTNEHITNNLVTDVSNEDWGCVGIGAGYVKNINIEHNEICETSYTAISVGWGWTKTINAMSNNRIYANKISHYAKHMYDVAGIYTLSAQPGTLITENYVDSIYKAPYAHDPVHWFYLYLDEGSSYITIKDNWCPAENFLKNANGPGNTWENNGPTVPIKIKNEAGLQPAYQYLLKERVNNPANQPINHS from the coding sequence GTGATACTTATAGCTTTTTTACTCTTAACCCTAAGCACAAACGCCGCAGATATTTGGGTATCGCCAACAGGCTCAGATCAAAATGTTGGTACTAAAGATCAGCCCATGGCAACACCGTTGGCAGCTTTGCGTAGGGCGAGGGAATTGCGCAGGTTAAATGATGAGTCGATTAAAAACGGAATCCACATTATTTTAAGAGGTGGCACATACCAATTATTTGAACCACTTTTTGTACGCCCGGAAGATTCGGGTACGGCTGCCAGTCCAACTGTAATAGAAGCTGCACCGGGCGAAGTGCCTGTATTAAGCGGGGGCGTAAACATACAAGGCTGGCAAAAGCAAAAAGCTTCGCTACTCGGCTTGGCAGCCGTGGCTAAAGGAAATGTTTGGGTTGCCGATGCACCAACGGTTGCGGGTGCTTTACTTAATTACAGGCAGCTTTGGGTTAATAACCGCAAGGCTACCCGCGCCCGCAGTATTAATGCGGATAGTATGAGCCGCATTCTATCGTGGAACCACAAAGAACAAACCTGTTGGATACCAAAGCCTAAAACGGGCAACCTTCGCGGCGTTGTGGGTATGGAAATGTTTATCCACCAATGGTGGGCTATTGCCGTTTTACGCATCAAAGCTATACAGTTGCAGGGCGATAGTGCCAAACTGAGTTTTGAACAACCGGAGAGCCGCATCCAGTCGGAACATCCCTGGCCTGCGCCATTCATCTCAAAAAAAGCGGGCAACTCGGCGTTTTATTTAACCAACGCTTTACAGTTTTTAGATGAACCCGGCGAGTGGTATCTGGATACAAAAAGCAGAAAAATTTATTATTGGCCCCGCAAAGGTGAGGATATGGCATCGGCAAATGCTGTTGTGCCTTCGCTCGAAACATTGGTAAAAATTGAAGGTAGTATTGATAACCCGGTTAGCCATGTGTATTTCAAAGGAATAGCTTTTGAGCATTCCTCGTGGTTAAGGCCGTCGCAAGCGGGCCTCGTTCCGCACCAGGCGGGCATGTATATGCTTGATGCTTATAAGCTCAAAATACCCGGTACGCCGGATAAAAAAGGTTTGGAAAATCAAGCATGGGTGGGTCGCCCGGCTGCGGCGGTACAGGTAGCTTATGCTAATAATACCGGCTTTGAGGCTTGCCGGTTTGAGCACCTCGCTTCTACAGGTTTAGATTACCAGCGCGGCACACACGACGATGAAATTAAAGGTTGCCTATTTAAAGATATTGGCGGAACGGGCATACTAACGGGTGTGTTTTCGGATGAATCAACCGAAGTACATTTGCCTTATAATCCCAAAGATTTGCGGGAGGTTTGCACCAACGAACATATAACCAATAACCTGGTTACCGATGTAAGCAACGAAGACTGGGGATGTGTTGGCATTGGCGCAGGCTACGTTAAAAACATCAACATTGAACATAATGAAATTTGCGAAACATCGTATACCGCAATTAGCGTAGGGTGGGGCTGGACCAAGACCATAAACGCCATGAGCAATAACCGTATTTATGCAAATAAGATTAGCCATTACGCCAAGCACATGTATGATGTGGCCGGGATTTACACGCTATCGGCACAGCCCGGAACATTAATAACCGAGAACTACGTCGACTCCATATACAAAGCGCCTTACGCTCACGACCCGGTACACTGGTTTTACTTATACCTGGATGAAGGCTCATCCTACATCACCATAAAAGACAATTGGTGCCCTGCCGAAAATTTTTTAAAGAACGCTAACGGGCCGGGAAATACCTGGGAAAACAACGGGCCAACGGTACCCATCAAGATAAAAAACGAGGCAGGTTTACAACCAGCCTATCAATATCTGCTTAAAGAGCGAGTAAATAACCCGGCAAATCAACCTATAAATCACTCTTAA
- a CDS encoding L-rhamnose mutarotase, giving the protein MTIVKIYNNLIIKYLCILLVVLGLLCGSIKSNAQALKKPVVIEIIYQGGATEQDKLLSFCAKQTFIDAHDIYQWKNHFVIYGDGYKRFYEQIKTAFKNCTVKLYQDPFYDFERTNCSTEKKSALRLDNILLTANLVANPKMQQEYLNYHKTQFEKWPQVSQGFCNAKFQRLLVFKNGRQLMLIISIPKGESLDKLNPLTTKNNPRVDEWNKIMSKYQEGIPGTKKGETWVFFKPV; this is encoded by the coding sequence ATGACTATAGTTAAAATTTATAATAATCTTATTATTAAGTATTTGTGTATTTTGTTAGTAGTGCTTGGTTTGTTGTGCGGCTCAATCAAAAGCAATGCACAGGCATTAAAAAAGCCGGTGGTAATAGAGATTATTTACCAAGGGGGGGCTACCGAGCAGGATAAGTTATTAAGTTTTTGTGCAAAGCAAACTTTTATTGATGCCCATGATATTTACCAATGGAAAAACCATTTTGTTATTTACGGCGATGGGTATAAACGTTTTTATGAACAGATAAAAACGGCGTTTAAAAATTGTACCGTCAAGCTTTATCAAGATCCGTTTTATGATTTTGAGCGAACTAATTGCAGCACGGAAAAGAAGAGTGCCCTTAGACTGGATAATATTTTATTAACCGCCAACCTGGTGGCCAACCCTAAAATGCAGCAGGAATATTTAAACTATCATAAAACCCAATTTGAAAAATGGCCGCAGGTTTCACAGGGTTTTTGTAATGCAAAATTTCAGCGTTTACTGGTGTTTAAAAACGGCAGGCAGTTGATGCTTATCATTAGCATCCCGAAAGGTGAAAGTCTGGACAAACTGAATCCTTTAACTACAAAAAATAACCCGAGAGTTGATGAATGGAATAAGATAATGTCGAAGTACCAGGAGGGAATCCCGGGTACTAAAAAAGGAGAAACCTGGGTGTTTTTTAAACCTGTATAA